A window of Leclercia adecarboxylata contains these coding sequences:
- a CDS encoding XdhC family protein, translating to MLQRATLTEQIIPEQAFATDDSVAVLRFAAEALTAGMAVALVTLVEIRGGAARPLGAQMAVREDGLYCGYVSGGCVESAAAYEALETLACGADRQVKYGEGSPWFDIVLPCGGGITLNIHKLRSVQPLLAVLNSLAQRKPVGLRYHAPSQSLHSVPGATATGWKDDVFGQGYRPCVRMLIYGGSVEAQATARVAQAAGYEVQCNPRRVETVDADTAVILLWHDQHKELPVLQAALTAAPFYIGALGSYRTHQRRVDKLLELGWDERDIARIKAPVGIFPQARDANTLALSVVADVAAVRAGQSHVG from the coding sequence ATGCTGCAACGCGCTACGCTGACTGAACAGATTATTCCCGAACAGGCCTTTGCCACCGACGACAGCGTGGCGGTGCTGCGCTTCGCGGCGGAGGCGTTAACGGCAGGCATGGCGGTGGCGCTGGTGACTCTGGTGGAGATCCGCGGTGGGGCCGCCAGGCCGCTGGGGGCACAGATGGCCGTCCGCGAGGACGGCTTGTATTGCGGCTATGTCTCCGGCGGCTGCGTGGAGTCCGCTGCCGCGTACGAGGCGCTGGAGACCCTCGCCTGCGGCGCGGATCGACAGGTGAAGTACGGCGAGGGATCGCCGTGGTTCGACATCGTGCTGCCCTGCGGCGGCGGCATCACGCTGAACATCCATAAGCTGCGCTCGGTGCAGCCCCTGCTGGCGGTATTAAACAGCCTGGCGCAGCGCAAACCGGTGGGCTTGCGCTATCACGCCCCGTCGCAGTCGTTGCACTCTGTGCCCGGAGCAACCGCAACAGGCTGGAAGGATGACGTCTTCGGGCAGGGCTATCGTCCCTGCGTAAGGATGCTGATTTACGGGGGCTCGGTGGAAGCGCAGGCCACCGCCCGCGTGGCTCAGGCGGCGGGGTATGAAGTTCAGTGCAACCCCCGCAGGGTTGAGACTGTCGATGCCGACACGGCGGTGATTCTGCTCTGGCACGATCAGCACAAGGAACTGCCGGTGCTCCAGGCCGCGCTGACGGCAGCCCCCTTTTATATCGGCGCCCTCGGCAGCTATCGCACCCACCAGCGACGGGTCGATAAGTTGTTGGAACTGGGCTGGGACGAGAGGGATATTGCACGCATCAAGGCGCCGGTTGGGATTTTCCCTCAGGCGCGGGATGCGAATACCCTGGCGCTTTCGGTGGTGGCGGACGTGGCGGCGGTAAGAGCGGGGCAAAGTCATGTGGGGTAA
- the paoA gene encoding aldehyde dehydrogenase iron-sulfur subunit PaoA, which produces MSNQGEYHDDGQPHDFSLSRRDLIKASAAAAATAAVYPCSALAEGEPAVTPAPEMMPVTFRVNGEEQQLEVDTRTTLLDALRENLHLTGTKKGCDHGQCGACTVIVDGRRINSCLTLAVMHQNADITTIEGLGTPDNLHPMQAAFVKHDGYQCGYCTPGQICSSVAVLKEIEAGIPSHVTLDLVSPPEMSAQEIRERMSGNICRCGAYANILAAIEDVAGGKTS; this is translated from the coding sequence ATGAGCAACCAAGGCGAATACCATGACGATGGACAGCCGCACGACTTCAGCCTGTCTCGTCGGGATCTGATAAAAGCAAGTGCCGCAGCGGCGGCAACCGCGGCGGTGTATCCCTGTTCTGCGCTGGCCGAGGGCGAACCCGCCGTTACGCCCGCGCCGGAGATGATGCCGGTGACGTTTCGCGTCAATGGCGAGGAGCAGCAGCTGGAGGTGGATACCCGCACCACCCTGCTGGATGCCCTGCGCGAGAACCTGCACCTGACCGGCACCAAAAAAGGCTGCGACCACGGGCAGTGCGGTGCCTGCACCGTCATCGTTGACGGGCGCAGGATCAATTCCTGCCTCACCCTGGCCGTGATGCACCAGAACGCCGACATCACCACCATCGAGGGACTGGGCACGCCTGACAATCTGCATCCCATGCAGGCGGCGTTTGTCAAACACGATGGCTATCAGTGCGGCTACTGCACGCCGGGGCAAATCTGCTCCTCGGTGGCAGTGCTGAAAGAGATTGAAGCGGGGATCCCGAGCCACGTCACCCTCGATCTGGTCTCCCCGCCCGAAATGAGTGCGCAGGAGATCCGCGAGCGCATGAGCGGCAACATCTGCCGCTGCGGCGCGTACGCCAATATTCTCGCCGCCATTGAAGACGTCGCCGGAGGGAAGACATCATGA
- the paoC gene encoding aldehyde oxidoreductase molybdenum-binding subunit PaoC, with protein sequence MKFEKPAGENPIDRLKVVGQPHDRIDGPLKTTGKAHYAYEWHDTAPNAAYGYVVGSAIAKGEIAAIDTQGAKKAPGVLTVITASSAGALGKGERNAATLLGGPKIEHYHQAIALVVAETFEQARAAAALVQVQYRRDKGAYSLAEEKPAVSQPPEKTPDKNVGDFNAAFNAAEVKIDVTYTTPDQSHMAMEPHASMAVWDGDKVTLWTSNQMVAWCRTDLAATLKIPEENVRIISPYIGGGFGGKLFLRSDALLAALAARAVKRPVKVMLARPTIPNNTTHRPATIQHIRIGTDKAGKITAIAHDSWSGNLPGGTPETAVQQTELLYAGENRHTGLRLAKLDLPEGNAMRAPGEAPGLMALEIAIDEMAEKAGIDPVEFRILNDTQVDPADPNRPFSRRQLIECLRTGAEEFGWKQRNATPGQVRDGRWLVGLGMAAGFRNNLLEKSAARVHLDADGNVTVETDMTDIGTGSYTIIAQTAAEMLGVPLDKVTVHLGDSSFPVSAGSGGQWGANTSTSGVYAACVKLRQTIAKNLGFDPDQAQFSDGKITLDTRSADIREAAANGTLTAEDSIEFGDLDKQYQQSTFAGHFIEVAVDVATGEVRVRRMLAVCAAGRILNPKTARSQVIGAMTMGLGAALMEELAVDTRLGYFVNHDMAGYEVPVHADVPEQKVIFLDDTDPVSSPMKAKGVGELGLCGVGAAIANAVYNATGVRVREYPITLDKLIEALPDVV encoded by the coding sequence ATGAAATTTGAGAAACCGGCCGGGGAAAACCCAATCGATCGGCTGAAAGTCGTCGGACAGCCTCACGATCGTATCGACGGCCCGCTAAAAACCACCGGCAAGGCGCACTATGCCTACGAATGGCATGATACCGCGCCCAACGCGGCCTATGGCTACGTGGTCGGCTCGGCCATCGCCAAAGGCGAGATCGCCGCCATCGACACTCAGGGCGCGAAAAAAGCGCCGGGCGTGCTGACGGTGATCACGGCCAGCAGCGCGGGCGCGCTCGGCAAGGGCGAGCGTAACGCGGCCACGCTGCTGGGCGGCCCGAAAATAGAACATTACCATCAGGCCATTGCGCTGGTAGTAGCCGAGACCTTCGAGCAGGCCCGGGCGGCGGCGGCGCTGGTGCAGGTTCAGTACCGGCGTGACAAGGGCGCATACTCTCTGGCAGAGGAAAAACCCGCCGTCAGCCAGCCGCCGGAGAAGACCCCGGACAAAAACGTAGGTGATTTTAACGCAGCCTTTAACGCTGCCGAGGTGAAGATAGACGTCACCTATACCACCCCCGACCAGAGCCATATGGCGATGGAACCGCACGCCTCGATGGCCGTCTGGGACGGCGATAAGGTGACCCTCTGGACCTCCAATCAGATGGTGGCATGGTGTCGCACCGACCTGGCGGCGACGCTGAAGATCCCCGAAGAGAACGTGCGCATCATCTCCCCGTATATCGGCGGGGGATTTGGCGGCAAGTTGTTCCTGAGAAGCGATGCCCTGCTGGCCGCGCTGGCGGCCCGCGCCGTGAAGCGCCCGGTGAAGGTGATGCTGGCGCGCCCGACGATCCCCAACAACACCACCCACCGCCCGGCGACCATTCAACACATTCGTATCGGGACCGACAAGGCGGGGAAAATTACCGCCATCGCCCATGACAGCTGGTCCGGCAATCTGCCCGGCGGCACGCCGGAGACGGCGGTGCAACAGACGGAGCTGCTCTACGCGGGTGAGAATCGTCATACCGGCCTGCGGCTGGCAAAACTGGATCTGCCCGAGGGTAACGCCATGCGCGCCCCCGGTGAAGCGCCGGGCTTGATGGCGCTTGAGATCGCCATCGATGAGATGGCGGAGAAAGCGGGCATCGATCCGGTTGAGTTTCGCATCCTCAATGATACTCAGGTCGATCCGGCAGATCCCAACCGCCCCTTCTCCCGGCGACAGCTTATTGAGTGCCTGCGCACCGGGGCCGAAGAGTTCGGCTGGAAGCAGCGCAACGCGACGCCTGGCCAGGTTCGCGACGGACGCTGGCTGGTGGGCCTCGGCATGGCGGCCGGTTTTCGCAATAACCTGTTAGAAAAATCCGCCGCCCGGGTGCATCTGGACGCCGACGGAAACGTGACGGTGGAAACCGACATGACGGACATCGGCACCGGGAGTTACACCATCATCGCCCAGACGGCGGCGGAGATGCTGGGCGTGCCGCTGGACAAGGTGACGGTGCACCTCGGTGATTCGAGCTTCCCGGTGTCGGCCGGTTCAGGCGGCCAGTGGGGGGCGAATACCTCCACCTCGGGCGTCTACGCGGCCTGCGTGAAGTTGCGCCAGACCATTGCCAAAAATCTCGGTTTCGATCCCGACCAGGCGCAGTTCAGCGACGGTAAAATCACTCTCGACACCCGCAGCGCGGACATTCGCGAGGCCGCCGCCAACGGCACGCTGACCGCCGAAGACAGCATCGAGTTTGGCGATCTGGACAAGCAGTACCAGCAGTCGACCTTTGCCGGTCACTTTATCGAGGTGGCCGTCGACGTGGCGACGGGTGAGGTGCGGGTCCGGCGGATGCTGGCAGTGTGCGCTGCGGGACGCATCCTTAACCCGAAAACCGCCCGCAGCCAGGTGATCGGCGCGATGACCATGGGGCTCGGCGCGGCGCTGATGGAGGAGCTGGCGGTGGATACCCGTCTGGGGTACTTCGTTAACCACGACATGGCGGGGTATGAAGTGCCGGTACATGCCGATGTCCCGGAGCAGAAGGTCATTTTCCTCGACGATACTGACCCGGTCTCCTCGCCGATGAAGGCCAAAGGGGTGGGCGAACTGGGGCTGTGTGGCGTGGGCGCGGCTATCGCTAACGCGGTGTACAACGCGACGGGCGTGCGGGTGCGGGAGTACCCCATCACCCTGGATAAGCTTATCGAAGCGCTGCCCGATGTGGTGTAA
- a CDS encoding FAD binding domain-containing protein has translation MKAFTYERVQTPAEAAASARRTPGAKFIAGGTNLLDLMKLEIETPTHLIDVNGLGLDKIDATDEGGLRIGALVRNTDLAADERVRRDYGVLSRALLAGASGQLRNQATTAGNLLQRTRCPYFYDTNQPCNKRLPGSGCAALEGFSRQHAVVGSSEACIATHPGDMPVAMRLLDAVVETINADGKTRNIPLADFYRAPGKTPHIETVLTPGELITAVSLPPPVGGQHIYRKVRDRASYAFALVSVAAIVQPDGSGRVALGGVAHKPWRVAQADAQVTQGAQAVYDALFADAHPTPENRFKLTLAKRTLASVLTEARAQV, from the coding sequence ATGAAAGCCTTCACCTATGAACGGGTACAAACTCCGGCCGAGGCGGCGGCCAGCGCCCGACGCACCCCTGGCGCGAAATTTATCGCCGGCGGGACCAATCTGCTGGATCTGATGAAGCTTGAAATTGAAACGCCCACCCATCTGATCGACGTGAACGGCCTGGGGCTGGATAAGATTGACGCCACCGACGAAGGTGGCTTGCGCATCGGGGCCCTGGTGCGTAACACCGATCTGGCCGCCGATGAGCGCGTGCGCCGTGACTATGGCGTACTCTCCAGAGCGCTGCTGGCCGGAGCCTCTGGCCAGTTGCGCAACCAGGCTACGACGGCGGGCAATCTTCTCCAGCGTACCCGCTGCCCCTACTTTTACGATACGAACCAGCCCTGCAATAAGCGCCTACCCGGCAGCGGCTGTGCAGCGCTGGAAGGGTTTAGCCGTCAGCATGCGGTGGTAGGGAGCAGCGAAGCCTGCATCGCCACCCATCCCGGCGATATGCCCGTGGCGATGCGCCTGCTGGACGCGGTGGTGGAAACCATCAATGCGGACGGAAAAACGCGCAATATCCCCCTCGCCGATTTCTATCGTGCCCCGGGGAAGACGCCGCATATCGAGACCGTCCTGACCCCCGGCGAGTTGATTACCGCCGTCAGCCTGCCGCCGCCGGTGGGTGGGCAGCACATCTACCGTAAGGTCCGCGATCGCGCCTCCTACGCCTTTGCGCTGGTGTCGGTGGCGGCGATTGTCCAGCCGGACGGCAGCGGCCGCGTCGCGCTGGGCGGCGTGGCGCATAAACCCTGGCGGGTGGCGCAGGCCGATGCCCAAGTCACTCAGGGGGCGCAGGCGGTGTATGACGCGCTGTTTGCCGACGCCCACCCAACGCCTGAAAACAGGTTCAAACTTACCCTGGCGAAGCGAACGCTTGCCTCCGTGCTGACAGAAGCGAGGGCTCAGGTATGA
- a CDS encoding glycoside hydrolase family 15 protein: MKNAKYDMPLRDNGFVGLGDYAAIGEGRSVALIAPDGSIDWWGAPNLDSPPLFDRLLDPNIGGFFSLTPATEYTVSRAYREDSNILETRYETKDGTALLTESINSTLAGRLPWSELARRLEGVRGTVTFRLQLRFGTMIETRSPWRSDTDKGSVYHIGDLMAMLHTSDNVVITRADDEEVEAEIVLKKGSREVVALLVTLNEPLAVPDIQAIDNRIETSHTAWQDWVKGLKYDGLYKDHVIRSALALKFLWYSPTGALAAAATTSLPEGPGGSKNYDYRFAWVRDACLIIKAFTYLGTLEECKAAFSWLSKTIVKHGPEMRACYTLDGELVPEETYPELQGYRDSQPVRLGNNARNQRQLSMYGDMLGVAKLFVEAGHILDIGTSRFLGHLANQCADRWRMKDSGIWELPEERHYTHSKMACWLALDCAVVLAESKHIEPTWKARWARERDRIRDWIEEHCWSETHQAYCFYVGDGGQLDASLTLVSRYGVKVNPKRMKLTYQAIQRELGHNSAMIYRYSGVEQEESTFIACAFWLAEAWASMGEPERAEENMDEILKTLCHRGNVETFNEMFDTRTGEWVGNMPQGLSHLALICAAQAVSEHRKGK, translated from the coding sequence TTGAAAAATGCGAAATACGACATGCCCTTGCGTGACAACGGGTTCGTTGGTCTGGGGGATTACGCGGCTATCGGTGAAGGACGCTCGGTAGCGCTCATCGCCCCGGATGGTTCGATCGACTGGTGGGGGGCGCCTAATCTCGATTCGCCGCCCCTCTTTGACCGCTTGCTGGATCCCAACATTGGCGGCTTTTTCAGCCTGACGCCTGCGACTGAATACACCGTCTCCCGCGCCTATCGCGAGGACAGCAATATCCTCGAAACCCGCTACGAGACCAAAGACGGCACGGCGCTGTTAACCGAATCCATCAACAGTACCCTGGCGGGCCGCCTGCCCTGGAGCGAGCTGGCCCGCCGTCTGGAAGGCGTGCGTGGCACCGTGACGTTCAGGCTTCAACTGCGCTTCGGGACGATGATCGAAACGCGATCGCCCTGGCGCTCAGATACCGACAAGGGCAGCGTCTATCATATCGGCGACCTGATGGCGATGCTGCACACCAGCGACAACGTGGTTATTACCCGTGCCGATGATGAAGAGGTCGAGGCGGAGATCGTCCTGAAAAAAGGGAGCCGGGAGGTCGTCGCCCTGCTGGTGACTCTGAATGAGCCGCTGGCGGTCCCGGACATTCAGGCGATTGATAACCGAATTGAGACCAGCCACACCGCCTGGCAGGACTGGGTAAAGGGGCTGAAATACGACGGTCTCTATAAAGATCATGTTATTCGCTCCGCGCTGGCGCTGAAGTTCCTCTGGTACTCCCCCACCGGCGCGCTGGCCGCAGCCGCCACCACTTCCCTGCCGGAGGGACCCGGCGGCAGCAAAAACTATGATTACCGCTTTGCCTGGGTGCGCGATGCCTGCCTGATTATCAAAGCCTTTACCTATCTGGGCACCCTTGAGGAGTGTAAGGCGGCCTTCTCCTGGCTGTCGAAAACCATCGTCAAACACGGCCCGGAGATGCGGGCCTGCTACACCCTCGATGGCGAACTGGTGCCGGAAGAGACCTACCCCGAACTGCAGGGCTACCGGGATTCGCAGCCGGTCCGCCTTGGCAATAACGCCCGCAACCAGCGCCAGCTGAGCATGTATGGCGATATGCTTGGCGTGGCGAAGCTGTTCGTCGAGGCGGGGCATATTCTGGATATCGGCACGTCGCGATTCCTGGGGCACCTGGCCAACCAGTGCGCCGACCGCTGGCGTATGAAGGACTCCGGGATCTGGGAGCTGCCGGAGGAGCGGCATTACACCCACTCGAAAATGGCCTGCTGGCTGGCGCTGGACTGCGCCGTGGTGCTGGCCGAGAGCAAACATATCGAACCCACCTGGAAGGCGCGCTGGGCCCGGGAGCGGGACCGCATTCGCGACTGGATTGAAGAGCACTGCTGGTCTGAAACGCATCAGGCTTACTGTTTTTACGTGGGGGATGGCGGGCAGCTGGATGCGTCGCTCACGCTCGTGTCGCGCTACGGTGTGAAGGTAAACCCGAAACGCATGAAGCTGACCTATCAGGCGATCCAACGCGAGCTGGGCCACAACAGCGCGATGATCTACCGCTACAGCGGCGTTGAGCAGGAGGAGAGCACCTTTATCGCCTGCGCCTTCTGGCTGGCGGAGGCCTGGGCCTCAATGGGGGAGCCGGAACGGGCTGAGGAGAACATGGATGAAATACTCAAGACGCTGTGTCACCGCGGCAATGTTGAAACCTTCAATGAGATGTTCGATACCCGCACCGGCGAGTGGGTCGGCAATATGCCCCAGGGGTTAAGCCACCTGGCGCTGATCTGCGCGGCACAGGCTGTCAGCGAGCACCGGAAGGGTAAATAA
- a CDS encoding bifunctional diguanylate cyclase/phosphodiesterase yields the protein MHKFFVSDDVAGTDLEPKRTASFIKRSLMVMVSLLAMLFIIAIIALLTIVRNINEDSDKHSAMLLQKAIHNRVDTLTTHIKDYAWWGEAYLHLHPRVDTDWAYTRQNMGGSLWRDFEYEGVFVLDGSGQTRYSVVNGKLVTGSLQSWLGDDPTPELMQKIDKPDAPPISSTVVMKDGHPALVAAARITTGDDSSINVAPGPASVLVFVDVLDTRKLVALGEEYGIAQTRVQHKGAPKQAGRRGTATLPVDGQQVTFEWKSEDPGRELMRYILPLLILLALCTGIPGVMLGRNALKKARMYDENTYLLAQNRLALTASERRFRDVAEATTDWIWETDTGLRFTWLSERFPGITGHSISSWIGRPLSEFMEAENQSLAEWITLPGQTGHRRLLHCRYLSAMGHQRYCHIAIKPVVAPEGITGYRGTATDVTLEVEAQARVEYLSRHDDLTGLPNRIRMREFLEGKLQAQPTLAHPLAMLSLDLDKFKPVNDLFGHGAGDSVLHEVSARLRGCIRDYDLVARQGGDEFILIISDIHDRRYIETLCERIITELARPFLINGNEIVIGASIGIAMAPHDAVDAGELLRFSDIALYQAKTTGRNRWVFYTPEMAEQMVQRREMEESLREGIRKEQFHLVYQPRYGHNSSRIIAVEALIRWDHPELGLIMPDQFISLAEETGLIIPLSDWVLKTACRDAQQSLDGLSVSVNLSAVEFRSWKVVDRIKEALESSQLDPARLEIEVTENATLWNPENSLEIMLALKKLGVKLLMDDFGTGYSSLSYLRNFPFDGIKLDKSFIDGMPGSDSANTIVENIIGLGKAFSLSITAEGVETEEQLQKLMMMECDETQGYLISRPLSLTALQEQMAALDSAAKERAGQNSQA from the coding sequence ATGCATAAATTTTTTGTCTCCGATGACGTAGCCGGCACGGACCTTGAGCCGAAAAGAACGGCCAGCTTTATCAAACGTAGCCTGATGGTGATGGTATCTCTGCTGGCGATGCTGTTTATCATCGCCATCATCGCGTTGCTGACCATCGTGCGCAACATCAACGAGGATAGCGATAAGCACAGCGCCATGCTGCTACAAAAGGCGATCCATAACCGTGTTGATACGCTCACTACCCACATTAAAGACTATGCCTGGTGGGGTGAGGCTTACCTGCATCTTCATCCCAGGGTGGATACCGACTGGGCCTATACCCGCCAGAATATGGGCGGTTCGCTGTGGCGCGATTTTGAGTACGAAGGGGTGTTCGTGCTGGATGGCAGTGGGCAGACCCGTTACAGCGTGGTTAACGGCAAGCTGGTGACAGGCTCCCTGCAATCCTGGCTGGGGGATGATCCCACTCCTGAGCTGATGCAAAAGATAGATAAGCCGGACGCCCCCCCTATTTCCAGTACGGTGGTCATGAAGGATGGCCATCCGGCGCTGGTTGCGGCAGCGCGTATCACCACGGGCGATGACTCAAGCATCAATGTTGCTCCAGGCCCCGCCTCGGTGCTGGTGTTTGTGGATGTGCTGGATACGCGTAAGCTCGTCGCGCTGGGTGAAGAGTACGGTATCGCTCAGACGCGGGTGCAGCATAAGGGCGCGCCGAAGCAGGCCGGTCGACGCGGAACGGCGACGCTCCCGGTTGATGGTCAGCAGGTCACTTTTGAGTGGAAAAGTGAGGATCCGGGGCGGGAGCTGATGCGCTATATCCTGCCGCTGCTGATCCTGCTGGCGCTCTGTACCGGTATTCCCGGCGTAATGCTGGGACGCAACGCGCTTAAAAAGGCGCGCATGTATGATGAAAATACCTATCTGCTGGCGCAGAACCGTCTGGCGCTTACCGCCAGCGAAAGACGCTTTCGCGACGTCGCCGAGGCCACCACGGACTGGATCTGGGAGACGGACACCGGGCTGCGCTTTACCTGGCTCTCTGAACGTTTTCCGGGGATCACGGGGCACAGCATCTCGTCCTGGATCGGCCGTCCGCTCAGCGAGTTCATGGAGGCAGAAAACCAGTCGCTGGCGGAGTGGATCACCCTGCCCGGCCAGACAGGCCATCGTCGCCTGCTGCACTGCCGCTATCTTTCCGCGATGGGCCACCAGCGCTACTGCCATATTGCGATCAAACCCGTTGTCGCCCCGGAGGGGATAACCGGTTACCGCGGCACCGCCACGGATGTGACCCTCGAAGTGGAGGCCCAGGCGCGCGTGGAGTATCTCTCCCGACACGACGATCTCACCGGGCTGCCCAACCGGATACGCATGCGCGAGTTTCTCGAGGGCAAGCTGCAGGCGCAGCCTACCCTGGCGCATCCGCTGGCGATGCTGAGCCTCGATCTTGATAAGTTTAAACCGGTCAACGATCTGTTCGGCCACGGCGCGGGGGATAGCGTGCTGCATGAGGTCTCGGCCCGTTTACGGGGCTGCATCCGGGATTACGATCTGGTGGCGCGCCAGGGCGGAGACGAGTTTATTCTGATCATCTCCGACATTCATGACCGCCGCTACATTGAAACCCTGTGCGAGCGCATCATAACCGAGTTGGCGCGTCCCTTCCTGATCAACGGGAATGAGATCGTGATCGGGGCCAGCATCGGGATCGCGATGGCGCCGCATGACGCTGTCGACGCGGGCGAGCTGCTGCGCTTCTCCGACATCGCGCTGTACCAGGCCAAAACCACCGGACGCAACAGGTGGGTGTTTTACACGCCGGAAATGGCAGAGCAGATGGTGCAACGCCGGGAAATGGAAGAGAGCCTGCGCGAGGGCATCAGAAAAGAGCAGTTCCATCTGGTCTATCAGCCGCGCTACGGCCACAACTCATCACGCATCATCGCCGTGGAGGCATTAATCCGCTGGGATCATCCCGAACTGGGGCTGATCATGCCGGATCAGTTTATCTCCCTCGCGGAAGAGACCGGGCTGATTATTCCGCTCAGTGACTGGGTGCTGAAAACCGCCTGTCGGGATGCTCAGCAGTCTCTGGACGGCCTCTCCGTGTCGGTGAATCTCTCTGCCGTTGAGTTCCGATCCTGGAAGGTGGTGGATCGCATTAAGGAAGCACTGGAGTCTTCGCAACTGGATCCCGCCCGGCTGGAGATCGAAGTGACCGAAAATGCCACACTGTGGAACCCGGAAAACAGCCTTGAGATCATGCTGGCGCTAAAAAAACTGGGTGTGAAGCTGCTGATGGACGATTTTGGCACCGGCTACTCTTCCCTGAGCTACCTGCGTAATTTCCCGTTCGATGGCATCAAGCTGGATAAATCCTTTATCGATGGCATGCCGGGAAGCGACAGCGCCAATACCATCGTCGAGAATATCATTGGCCTGGGCAAAGCGTTCTCGCTGAGTATTACCGCGGAAGGGGTGGAAACCGAAGAACAGCTGCAAAAGCTGATGATGATGGAGTGCGATGAAACTCAGGGGTATTTAATCAGCAGGCCGCTTAGCCTGACGGCGCTTCAGGAGCAAATGGCCGCGCTGGACTCGGCAGCAAAGGAACGGGCAGGCCAGAACAGTCAGGCATAG
- a CDS encoding Bor family protein has protein sequence MKKLMMIAFVTVALSGCAQQTFRINSGVAEKPTQEIKQSFFINGIGQSKTIDAAQVCGGADKVIRTEVQESGTDVLLRVVTLGIYTPREARVYCAK, from the coding sequence ATGAAAAAGTTAATGATGATAGCGTTTGTCACCGTTGCCCTGTCCGGCTGCGCCCAACAAACTTTCAGGATCAACAGCGGGGTGGCTGAAAAGCCCACGCAGGAAATTAAACAATCCTTCTTTATTAATGGGATTGGCCAGTCTAAAACGATTGATGCGGCGCAAGTCTGCGGCGGCGCGGATAAAGTTATTCGTACCGAAGTACAGGAATCCGGCACGGATGTGTTATTGCGTGTCGTCACCCTTGGGATTTATACCCCTCGCGAAGCGCGGGTTTATTGCGCGAAATAA
- the proA gene encoding glutamate-5-semialdehyde dehydrogenase, protein MLEQMGAAAKAASYKLALLSSREKNRVLEKIAEYLEAQSHEILLANEQDLLEARRNGLSEALLDRLALNPVRLKGIADDVRQVCSLADPVGQVIDGGLLDSGLRIERRRVPLGVIGVIYEARPNVTVDVASLCLKTGNAAILRGGKETWRTNAATVKVIQQALEECGIPAGAIQAIENPDRALVNEMLRMDKYIDMLIPRGGAGLHKLCREQSTIPVITGGIGVCHIFVDSTAEFDPALKVIVNAKLQRPSACNSVETLLVHQDIADTFLPALSKQMAESGITLHADANALTQLQNGPAKVETVKAEQYDDEFLSLDLNVKVVADLDDAVAHIREHGTQHSDAILTRTLSNANRFINEVDSSAVYVNASTRFTDGGQFGLGAEVAVSTQKLHARGPMGLEALTTYKWIGFGDDTVRA, encoded by the coding sequence ATGCTGGAACAAATGGGCGCCGCTGCCAAAGCCGCCTCGTACAAACTGGCGCTCCTTTCCAGCCGCGAGAAAAACCGCGTGCTGGAAAAAATCGCAGAGTATCTTGAGGCCCAGTCCCACGAGATTTTGCTCGCTAACGAGCAGGATCTCCTGGAAGCCAGGCGCAACGGCCTGAGTGAGGCGCTGCTCGATCGCCTGGCATTAAACCCCGTTCGTCTGAAAGGCATTGCCGACGACGTGCGTCAGGTATGCAGCCTCGCCGACCCGGTAGGGCAGGTGATTGATGGCGGACTGCTGGACAGCGGCCTGCGCATCGAACGTCGCCGCGTGCCGCTGGGGGTGATCGGCGTGATCTATGAAGCTCGTCCCAACGTAACCGTGGATGTCGCCTCGCTGTGCCTGAAAACCGGTAACGCCGCCATCCTGCGCGGCGGAAAAGAGACCTGGCGCACCAACGCTGCCACGGTAAAAGTGATCCAGCAGGCGCTGGAAGAGTGCGGCATCCCTGCCGGTGCGATTCAGGCCATTGAAAACCCGGATCGCGCCCTGGTGAATGAAATGCTGCGCATGGACAAATACATCGACATGTTGATCCCGCGCGGTGGCGCAGGGCTGCACAAGCTGTGCCGCGAGCAGTCGACCATCCCGGTGATCACCGGCGGTATCGGCGTATGCCATATCTTTGTGGATAGCACCGCCGAGTTCGACCCGGCCCTTAAGGTCATCGTGAACGCCAAACTTCAGCGTCCGAGTGCCTGTAACTCAGTGGAGACGCTGCTGGTGCACCAGGATATTGCGGACACCTTCCTGCCTGCGCTGAGCAAGCAGATGGCGGAAAGCGGTATCACCCTGCATGCCGATGCCAACGCGCTGACACAGCTGCAAAACGGCCCGGCGAAGGTTGAAACGGTGAAAGCGGAGCAGTACGACGACGAGTTCCTGTCGCTGGATCTGAACGTGAAAGTGGTAGCCGATCTCGATGACGCTGTCGCGCACATTCGGGAACACGGTACCCAGCATTCAGATGCGATCCTTACCCGCACGCTGAGCAATGCGAATCGCTTTATCAACGAAGTGGATTCTTCCGCGGTTTACGTCAACGCCTCAACCCGCTTTACCGATGGCGGTCAGTTTGGCCTGGGCGCCGAAGTGGCGGTCAGTACCCAGAAGCTGCACGCCCGCGGCCCGATGGGTCTTGAAGCGCTTACCACCTACAAGTGGATTGGCTTCGGCGACGATACCGTCCGCGCGTAA